A part of Fusarium oxysporum Fo47 chromosome III, complete sequence genomic DNA contains:
- a CDS encoding RING-5, which translates to MDSEEEYMSALSSDDEIMQDESGDEISAGEDFDDEEFDEPDPDFGLIKDAEKKKKSAHVVSYKVYEPSDIQRQQDDMISEVNMILDMQKEDAAILLRHFRWNKERLLEDYMDRPEKVLEAAGLSSNTSSPPKLEVIPGFTCDICCEDEEGLESFAMKCGHRYCVDCYRHYLTQKIREEGEAARIQCPSDGCGRILDSASLDVLVTPALADRYQELLNRTYVEDKDNFKWCPAPDCPNALECGVKKKDLGKIVPTVECRCGYRFCFGCPNPDHQPAPCELVKKWLKKCADDSETANWISANTKECPKCNSTIEKNGGCNHMTCRKCKYEFCWMCMGLWSEHGTSWYNCNRYEEKSGSEARDAQAKSRTSLERYLHYYNRYANHEQSAKLDKDIAQKTEKKMVQLQTASGMSWIEVQYLNSASQALQTCRQTLKWTYAFAFYLARNNLTEIFEDNQKDLEMAVENLSEMFEKPTAELSDPKLKVDIMDKTSYCNKRRVILLEDTAENLAIGKWIFNSDLLAATTSAPVNRR; encoded by the exons ATGGATTCTGAGGAGGAATACATGTCGGCTCTTTCGAGCGACGACGAGATAATGCAGGACGAAAGCGGCGATGAGATATCCGCAGGTGAAG ActttgatgacgaagagTTCGACGAGCCCGATCCTGACTTTGGTCTAATCAaagatgcagagaagaagaagaaatccGCACATGTGGTATCATACAAAGTCTATGAACCGAGCGATATCCAACGCCAACAGGATGACATGATCAGCGAAGTCAACATGATTTTAGACATGCAGAAAGAGGACGCGGCCATCTTGCTTCGCCATTTCCGATGGAATAAAGAGAGGTTGCTTGAGGACTATATGGACAGGCCAGAAAAAGTACTCGAAGCTGCTGGATTAAGCAGCAATACATCCAGCCCTCCAAAGCTGGAGGTTATCCCTGGCTTCACATGTGACATATGttgtgaggatgaggagggcCTCGAGTCATTTGCCATGAAATGTGGTCATCGCTACTGTGTTGATTGCTACCGGCACTACTTGACACAAAAGATCCGTGAAGAGGGGGAGGCTGCTAGGATCCAATGCCCCTCTGATGGATGTGGTCGCATCCTTGACTCAGCGTCACTCGATGTTCTGGTCACCCCAGCACTCGCAGATCGATATCAAGAACTACTCAACAGAACGTATGTCGAAGACAAGGACAATTTTAAGTGGTGTCCTGCCCCAGACTGCCCCAACGCTCTCGAGTGCGGCGTCAAAAAGAAGGACCTAGGCAAGATCGTCCCTACTGTCGAGTGTCGATGCGGGTATAGATTCTGCTTTGGTTGTCCGAACCCCGACCACCAACCAGCTCCCTGTGAGCTTGTTAAGAAATGGCTCAAGAAGTGCGCCGACGACTCAGAAACAGCCAACTGGATCTCGGCCAACACTAAAGAATGCCCAAAGTGCAACTCGACGATCGAAAAGAACGGAGGCTGCAACCATATGACTTGTCGAAAGTGCAAATATGAGTTTTGCTGGATGTGCATGGGACTTTGGTCCGAGCACGGCACCAGCTGGTATAACTGCAATAGATATGAGGAAAAGAGCGGATCTGAGGCTCGTGATGCACAAGCTAAATCCCGGACATCTCTTGAACGATATTTGCACTACTACAACCGATATGCCAACCACGAACAATCGGCCAAGCTCGATAAGGACATTGCTCAAAAGACCGAAAAAAAGATGGTTCAGCTTCAGACAGCATCGGGAATGTCCTGGATTGAGGTTCAGTACCTCAATTCCGCGTCCCAGGCTCTTCAAACATGTCGACAAACGCTCAAGTGGACATatgcttttgctttttatCTCGCCAGGAACAACCTGACAGAGATTTTTGAGGATAACCAGAAAGACCTCGAGATGGCTGTGGAGAACCTGTCTGAAATGTTCGAGAAACCCACTGCAGAATTGTCTGACCCCAAACTCAAGGTTGATATCATGGACAAAACTTCATACTGCAACAAGCGTCGCGTCATTCTGCTTGAGGATACAGCCGAGAACCTTGCAATTG GTAAATGGATTTTCAACTCGGACCTATTAGCTGCGACCACTTCTGCGCCCGTCAACCGTCGCTGA
- a CDS encoding translation machinery-associated protein 16, producing the protein MPTTLHKTRKQISKKRNGVVNALHEKSRDSMRLHKAGVRDQRIEKLAAARSKKEQPLVDRVAFFQQALRLKDRDNKGAPEIDEVQRMIHSFVHQYDEEYNETKKARRPGRPASVKEDLLKAKINILEEEYKSGFVMPDLLDNVNVNALHLWEGSWSYLTQLKWVKVNSEGQVRPTSFPSGGTN; encoded by the exons ATGCCTACCACTCTTCACAAGACCCGCAAGCAGATTTCAAAAAAGAGAAACGGCGTCGTTAATGCTCTACATGAAAAGTCCAGAGACTCAATGCGCCTTCACAAGGCTGGTGTAAGAGACCAGCGCATTGAGAAACTCGCAGCTGCCAGGAGTAAAAAGGAACAACCTCTAG TTGACCGTGTTGCTTTCTTTCAACAAGCTCTACGCCTTAAAGACAGAGATAACAAAGGTGCCCCAGAAATTGATGAGGTTCAGCGCATGATTCACAG TTTCGTTCATCAATACGATGAGGAGTATAACGAAACCAAGAAGGCCCGTCGCCCTGGCCGGCCTGCTAGTGTGAAAGAAGATCTCTTGAAAGCCAAAATCAACATACTAGAGGAAGAGTACAAGAGTGGTTTTG TTATGCCTGATCTCTTGGACAATGTAAATGTGAACGCACTTCACCTTTGGGAAGGCTCCTGGTCATATCTCACCCAACTGAAATGGGTCAAGGTCAATAGTGAAGGCCAAGTCAGACCGACCAGCTTCCCATCAGGCGGCACCAACTGA
- a CDS encoding major facilitator superfamily domain-containing protein: MADNGPSNGSPSDLKPDDRTGDSSRQQDKFSPADSIPATRALDVIGAESGSCTQIKSENAIGNLSPSSGPSSLQLKELNELPASLSRGWRFYGAFGTLCLVTFIIALDSTIICVALPTIAEDIGATAIEAFWCGTSFLLASTVVQPPVASLSHIFGRRPALLASLTVFAGGSIMAALAKTIAVLLGGRTLQGLGSGGILALTYVIATDLVSLRERGKWFGLISLNWAIGSILGPLIGGALVEVSWPWLFWINLPFCGIAYIAIPITMRIKRKGDTSVNTKIKEFDWIGTIIFVGSLTSFLIPLSCGGIMYDWSSPRTVVPLVFGILGLISFGIHIKFCRKYCKCDPLLRPSLFTSLTALSAYFATVIHGITVWCLLYYVPLYHEVRGSSPITAGIAVMPFTGTVAPAAVIVGLLIAETGTYRPFIWAGWVLVPIGMGLMLLLDNHTETFRWVLIYLTGGLGLGILYSAQAFAAQASASNSDLPFAASFYAFCRSLGQGIGVAVGGVTFQNEFRKQVEKSPEFASKANEWAKDASALVQILKKSPSSMQLMKDTIIDGYINGLRTVWLVLTLLACIALLVSLVCVKAKSLDRKFETEHALDQAGPKEKKDQRVPEVNV, from the exons ATGGCTGATAATGGACCCAGCAATGGCTCTCCTAGTGATCTAAAACCCGATGACAGGACAGGAGATTCTTCTCGCCAACAAGACAAGTTTTCCCCTGCCGACTCCATACCAGCTACCCGTGCTCTGGACGTGATCGGGGCAGAATCAGGGTCTTGTACACAGATTAAAAGTGAGAATGCGATTGGCAATCTTTCACCCTCCTCAGGCCCCTCGTCCCTCCAACTCAAGGAACTAAATGAATTACCTGCGAGTTTAAGTCGGGGATGGCGCTTCTACGGCGCTTTTGGTACATTGTGTCTTgtcaccttcatcatcgctCTTGACTCAACCATCATTTGCGTTGCATTACCT ACAATTGCAGAAGACATCGGTGCTACGGCTATCGAAGCCTTTTGGTGCGGTACCAGTTTCCTCCTCGCCTCGACCGTCGTTCAACCCCCTGTTGCCTCCCTATCTCATATATTTGGCCGTCGGCCTGCATTGCTCGCTTCTCTCACTGTGTTTGCGGGTGGTAGCATTATGGCTGCTCTGGCGAAGACTATCGCCGTGCTACTCGGTGGTCGGACACTTCAGGGCCTTGGCTCTGGTGGCATCCTTGCTTTGACATATGTTATCGCTACAGACCTTGTGAGCCTCAGGGAGAGGGGTAAATGGTTCGGCCTTATCTCCCTCAACTGGGCTATCGGAAGCATTCTTGGTCCCTTGATCGGCGGTGCTCTCGTTGAAGTGTCCTGGCCCTGGCTGTTCTGGATCAATTTGCCATTCTGTGGTATTGCCTATATTGCTATTCCTATCACAATGCGCATTAAGCGAAAGGGGGATACTTCAGTCAACACAAAGATCAAAGAATTCGATTGGATCGGGACTATCATCTTTGTTGGCTCTTTGACAAGTTTCCTGATCCCTTTGAGCTGCG GTGGCATAATGTATGATTGGAGCAGCCCCAGGACCGTCGTACCTCTTGTATTCGGTATTCTGGGACTCATTTCGTTTGGTATTCACATCAAATTCTGCAGAAAGTACTGCAAATGCGACCCTCTCCTACGACCCAGTCTATTCACCTCCCTTACGGCTCTCTCTGCATACTTTGCTACTGTTATCCACGGCATAACGGTATGGTGTCTTCTTTACTATGTTCCATTATACCACGAGGTCAGGGGATCATCACCTATCACTGCGGGTATTGCTGTCATGCCATTTACTGGGACGGTGGCTCCCGCTGCTGTCATAGTTGGGCTCCTGATTGCCGAGACGGGGACATACAGGCCCTTCATATGGGCTGGATGGGTTCTTGTGCCCATTGGAATGGGcttgatgctgctgcttgaTAATCATACTGAAACCTTTAGATGGGTACTCATCTACCTTACCGGGGGTCTCGGTCTCGGTATCCTCTATTCAGCTCAAGCATTTGCTGCTCAAGCTTCAGCTTCCAATTCCGACTTGCCATTCGCCGCCAGCTTTTATGCTTTCTGTCGGTCTCTGGGTCAAGGCATCGGTGTTGCTGTCGGCGGCGTCACCTTCCAGAACGAGTTCCGCAAACAAGTTGAGAAAAGCCCGGAGTTTGCTTCCAAAGCCAATGAATGGGCCAAAGATGCGTCAGCGTTAGTTCAGATCCTCAAGAAGTCCCCCTCTAGCATGCAGCTCATGAAGGACACTATCATCGATGGATATATTAATGGCCTTCGAACCGTCTGGTTGGTACTAACTTTACTTGCATGCATCGCTCTCTTGGTGTCACTCGTCTGTGTCAAGGCGAAAAGCCTCGATCGTAAATTTGAGACTGAGCATGCTCTGGACCAAGCAGGTCCtaaggagaagaaagaccAAAGAGTCCCGGAAGTTAATGTTTGA
- a CDS encoding RNA-binding RNA processing protein NOP9 → MPKPRTRRGAGREEKKRKRIEEAEQQHETYESENKRQRTYEDNDNTVGFDYQDGQDPQQNGLGEKEFFGMLAEEEQEYFRRADELLELNQFPSTEDRDIFLENVWKEAEGKELKLASSQSCSRLMERLIQLSNTAQKKRLFEAFGGHFLSLVQHRFASHCCEALFLRSAGVVSQELSGYVLDTKGTDVDMQKPEASMENLFLATLDELEGALSYLITDRFASHTLRVLLLVLAGRPLEDASVRSLIKSKKKEKISVAGGSATDEANQGLRAVPESFSMAAKKIIQDSTAGMDATALRVLARHPIGNPTLQLLLELDLTLNKTEQKAESEQPTLLFQLLPGAPKSLSDGSSEASEFINGMIYDQIGSRLIETLITHCPGKVFKALNQNIFLPRIEGYVRNDVSCYAAIRVLNRLSKDDLVQAVEKITPTVPQLVAKSRLNVLKTLFERCNARGANDEIKKLNKGLKEGCGKTPADLVIFLCGLKDEEKKKKDVQQLSKNEYAIQSHGAQLLTTLLSIPGPTKGVQESLLALEPQTLVRLATTSMPTVTVLTTALATSSSNPAFHKSIASAILPHTHELAISQFGHNLINAIVEVPSKGKERSIPFHMKEAFMARLGDHEAELRDSWMGRSVWRNWKGDMWKTRRGDWKLWMREVDANVASSLPQRGPKVAEREKPPAKPVPEVVEEHPDQESAAQEHITEDNMKMVVDDVVEAAVNGEEEESKKDKKVKTKKSKKDKKEKKEKKDKKKKDKSAEAKADEETEE, encoded by the coding sequence ATGCCCAAGCCCAGAACAAGACGTGGCGCTGGCcgcgaggagaagaagcgaaagagaatcgaagaagctgaacAACAGCACGAGACTTACGAGAGCGAGAACAAGCGACAGCGCACTTACGAAGACAACGACAACACCGTTGGTTTCGACTACCAAGATGGCCAGGATCCTCAGCAGAATGGCCTTGGCGAGAAGGAGTTTTTCGGAATGCtcgcagaagaagagcaggaaTACTTCCGTCGCGCGGACGAACTGTTAGAGCTCAATCAGTTTCCATCAACCGAGGATCGCGACATCTTTCTGGAAAACGTCTGGAAGGAGGCGGAGGGCAAGGAGCTCAAACTAGCCAGTAGTCAGTCCTGTTCGCGATTGATGGAGCGTCTCATACAACTGTCGAACACAGCGCAAAAGAAGCGTTTGTTTGAAGCTTTCGGTGGGCACTTTCTCTCATTGGTACAGCACCGATTCGCGAGCCATTGTTGTGAGGCGCTCTTCTTGCGATCTGCTGGTGTGGTATCACAAGAGCTTTCTGGATATGTGCTTGATACCAAGGGCACCGATGTTGACATGCAGAAGCCCGAGGCGTCCATGGAGAATCTTTTTCTGGCTACGCTCGACGAGCTCGAAGGCGCTCTATCATACCTCATCACCGATCGATTCGCATCACACACTCTGCGCGTACTATTATTGGTCTTGGCTGGCCGACCCTTGGAGGATGCATCGGTGCGAAGTctcatcaagagcaagaagaaggagaaaatcTCAGTGGCGGGAGGCTCAGCAACAGATGAGGCGAACCAAGGGTTGAGGGCAGTACCCGAATCGTTTTCAATGGCAGCAAAAAAGATCATCCAAGACTCAACGGCAGGGATGGATGCTACCGCCTTGCGAGTGCTTGCCAGACATCCTATCGGAAACCCTACactccagcttctccttgagcttgaccTGACACTCAACAAGACCGAGCAAAAGGCTGAGTCTGAACAGCCGACTCTACTATTCCAGCTGTTACCCGGCGCTCCAAAGTCTTTAAGCGACGGCTCATCAGAAGCATCCGAATTCATTAACGGCATGATCTATGACCAGATCGGTTCACGACTTATCGAGACACTCATCACACACTGCCCTGGCAAAGTTTTCAAAGCTCTCAACCAGAACATCTTTCTCCCCAGAATTGAGGGTTACGTCCGAAATGATGTTTCGTGTTATGCTGCTATACGAGTCCTGAATCGACTGAGCAAAGATGACCTGGTGCAGGCCGTTGAGAAGATTACACCAACCGTGCCTCAACTAGTCGCAAAGTCCAGGCTCAATGTTCTCAAGACGCTATTTGAGAGGTGCAATGCCCGCGGTGCCAAcgacgagatcaagaaacTCAACAAGGGGCTCAAGGAGGGATGTGGAAAGACACCGGCTGACCTGGTCATTTTCCTGTGCGGTTTGAaagacgaagagaagaagaagaaagatgtcCAGCAACTTTCTAAAAACGAGTACGCAATTCAGTCCCATGGTGCTCAACTTCTGACTACTCTCCTTTCCATTCCGGGACCGACAAAGGGTGTGCAAGAATCATTACTTGCCCTCGAGCCACAGACTCTCGTCCGCCTTGCCACTACGTCCATGCCTACCGTTACTGTCCTTACCACTGCCCTTGCTACATCTTCTTCGAATCCTGCCTTCCACAAGTCTATCGCCAGTGCCATACTGCCTCATACTCACGAACTCGCCATATCCCAGTTCGGTCATAACCTCATCAATGCTATCGTTGAGGTTCCTAGCAAAGGCAAGGAGCGAAGTATTCCCTTCCATATGAAGGAAGCTTTTATGGCACGCTTGGGCGATCATGAGGCGGAATTGCGTGACAGCTGGATGGGTAGAAGTGTCTGGCGCAACTGGAAGGGTGATATGTGGAAGACCCGTCGCGGAGACTGGAAGTTGTGGATGAGAGAGGTGGACGCCAACGTTGCATCAAGTCTGCCACAGCGTGGACCAAAGGTTGCAGAAAGGGAGAAGCCACCTGCCAAGCCGGTTCCAGAAGTCGTAGAAGAGCACCCTGACCAAGAGTCTGCCGCTCAAGAGCATATTACTGAGGACAACATGAAGATGGTTGTAGATGACGTCGTGGAGGCAGCAGTTAatggtgaggaggaggagagcaagaaagacaagaaagttaagacaaagaagagcaagaaggataagaaggaaaagaaggaaaagaaagacaagaagaagaaggacaaatCTGCTGAAGCCAAGGCAGATGAGGAGACTGAGGAGTAA
- a CDS encoding PIN domain-like protein: MGVSGLLPLLKSIQKPTQLKKYDGQVLGVDAYGWLHRAAYCCALELGQGKPTQKYLHAAMNRVRMLRHFGVTPYMVFDGDFLPSKAATEESRDTKRNEKKKAAMELLRAGKPAQATQEFQKCIDITPEMASALIQLLKKLDIPYVVAPYEADAQLVYLERQGLINGIISDDSDLLVFGAKKLLTKLDQYGNCIEINRKDFCACREVSLTGWSDTEFRRMAIFSGCDYLRGLPGIGLKTAYRMLRKTKAPERIVRMVQMQGRKVSENYLTQFYQAELTFLHQWVFCPTKRELVHLTDLDGERTAEEMPFIGAFVEPEIARSIARGDMNPITKTLIVTSTTPSKRRHSQLAHGAIDQPPPTMKPISSYFKGSSRIPMGEMDPNCFEVDPQRVSQITGGGLVPRVFPLPRPYLDETIQTAPSHSRGSDVTRTRTSPRLHRRRTEPIANMLNSFVNSPTTTRRTSSAGTEPCRTTASASTDPANRPPKKARLCEGNEAGPEGGLPQKSRFFPEPKLRRSPRRAKSDAYLLSDDSLDEALLALPDFEGWKSADKTKKSVSVFEEKQSQETSTTADSESHISFVKDDETLMSSCDASMPPPSSAASASRVSSTPSRPDIRQFSYTKPNETPASTASRRSSVFSAASTPSTAPSTAASRMTPLQRLGARAMNGPMSPKLPKPRTNNTDKQFLSDVPVNPAFIPLPKVNLDEVADLNKCGSEDQIIPASDEEDEDEDEVDLPPKKLNLSRFAFA, encoded by the exons ATGGGTGTGTCAG GGCTTCTACCTCTTCTCAAATCGATTCAGAAGCCGACTCAGCTCAAAAAGTACGATGGCCAGGTTCTCGGAGTTGACGCGTACGGTTGGCTCCATCGTGCCGCCTATTGCTGTGCATTAGAGCTTGGTCAGGGAAAGCCGACTCAGAA ATACCTGCATGCTGCCATGAATCGAGTACGCATGCTTCGGCATTTTGGTGTGACACCCTACATGGTATTCGACGGCGATTTTCTCCCAAGCAAAGCCGCTACAGAAGAATCCCGGGACACCAAAAGAaatgagaagaaaaaggctgCAATGGAACTGTTGCGCGCCGGAAAACCTGCCCAGGCCACACAGGAGTTCCAGAAATGCATTGATATCACCCCTGAGATGGCATCTGCTCTCATTCAACTGCTTAAAAAGCTTGATATCCCTTACGTTGTCGCCCCCTACGAAGCCGATGCACAGCTTGTCTATCTCGAGCGACAGGGTCTCATCAACGGCATCATCTCGGACGACTCCGATCTCCTCGTTTTCGGCGCTAAGAAGCTTCTCACCAAACTGGACCAATATGGCAACTGTATAGAGATCAACCGCAAGGATTTCTGTGCCTGCAGAGAGGTTTCATTGACCGGTTGGTCTGATACCGAATTTCGACGAATGGCCATCTTCAGTGGTTGCGACTATTTGCGCGGACTCCCAGGCATTGGGCTGAAGACAGCATATCGTATGCTTCGCAAGACAAAGGCACCAGAGCGGATAGTCCGGATGGTTCAGATGCAAGGGAGAAAGGTGTCCGAAAATTACTTGACGCAGTTCTACCAAGCCGAGCTGACATTCCTGCATCAGTGGGTTTTTTGTCCGACCAAACGGGAACTGGTTCACCTTACAGATCTGGACGGAGAACGGACGGCAGAGGAGATGCCCTTCATCGGAGCCTTTGTAGAGCCTGAGATAGCACGATCTATCGCCAGAGGTGACATGAACCCAATCACCAAGACTTTAATTGTCACCTCGACAACACCGTCCAAGAGAAGGCATTCGCAGCTGGCCCATGGTGCCATTGACCAGCCTCCACCTACGATGAAGCCTATCAGCTCCTATTTCAAGGGATCCAGTCGGATACCTATGGGTGAGATGGATCCTAATTGTTTTGAAGTTGACCCTCAGAGGGTTTCTCAGATTACTGGAGGAGGATTGGTACCCCGCGTGTTTCCGCTCCCCAGGCCGTATCTGGATGAAACAATCCAGACTGCTCCGAGTCACTCTCGGGGGTCGGATGTGACCCGTACCCGCACATCCCCAAGACTTCATCGCCGCCGTACGGAACCCATCGCCAACATGCTCAACAGTTTTGTCAACAGTCCTACTACCACGAGGCGTACGTCTTCTGCAGGCACCGAGCCTTGCCGCACTACTGCTAGCGCTTCGACTGACCCTGCAAACCGACCACCCAAGAAGGCGCGTTTGTGTGAGGGAAACGAAGCTGGACCTGAGGGAGGTTTGCCACAAAAGAGCAGATTTTTCCCTGAGCCGAAACTACGGAGAAGTCCAAGGCGGGCGAAGAGCGACGCTTATCTGTTGTCAGATGATTCGCTCGACGAAGCGCTTCTGGCATTACCTGATTTTGAGGGTTGGAAGTCTGCCGATAAAACCAAGAAGAGTGTGTCGGTGTTTGAAGAGAAGCAGAGCCAAGAGACTTCAACAACTGCAGACAGTGAGAGCCATATCTCGTttgtcaaggatgatgaaaCCCTCATGTCATCCTGTGACGCTTCCatgcctcctccttcatctgcGGCTTCTGCATCGCGGGTTTCTTCTACTCCCTCAAGACCAGATATTCGCCAGTTCTCTTATACTAAGCCAAACGAGACACCCGCTTCGACTGCATCGCGCCGCTCTTCCGTCTTCAGTGCAGCCTCTACCCCCTCAACTGCACCTTCAACTGCAGCTTCTCGCATGACACCTTTACAGCGTCTTGGTGCTCGTGCGATGAACGGCCCCATGTCCCCCAAGCTACCCAAACCGCGCACCAACAACACCGACAAGCAGTTCCTCTCTGATGTACCTGTCAACCCTGCATTTATACCCTTACCCAAGGTCAATCTGGATGAGGTTGCGGATCTTAATAAATGTGGAAGCGAAGATCAAATCATCCCCGCTAgtgacgaggaagacgaagatgaagatgaggtcgACCTTCCTCCGAAGAAACTCAACCTATCCCGTTTTGCCTTCGCATAG
- a CDS encoding mitochondrial glyco protein, with product MFSARNVVRSAPRAVSRLSGAALRQTARPRAFTKAASALRPAQAAFSTTSFRKATENDGELSAKLESEIKIEEDIKASEQDPASIKDFLNNSAFELVDTPGQEIVKLVRDFGDEKITVSFSIADITNYDPYGEESALEEEGFEDEGAQGSQRNARANEEIDEELDEDAEEESNPPINLSIVVEKPGKASGALNIDASAQEGHIVVENLFYYTDASVAKVESPDAAQKRADVYPGPPFGSLDDDLQVLMERFLEERGITQALAVFVPDYVDVKEQREYTRWLNNVKAFIDA from the exons ATGTTCTCTGCCCGCAACGTCGTCCGATCTGCGCCCCGCGCTGTCTCCCGACTCTCAGGTGCTGCTCTGCGACAGACCGCCCGCCCCAGGGCCTTCACCAAGGCTGCTTCTGCCCTGCGACCCGCCCAGGCTGCGTTCTCTACCACAAGCTTCCGTAAGGCTACTGAGAACGATGGTGAGCTTAGCGCCAAGCTCGAGAGCgagatcaagatcgaggaggaCATCAAGGCCAGCGAGCAGGACCCTGCCAGCATCAAGGATTTCTTGAACAACAGCGCCTTTGAGCTCGTTGACACACCCGGCCAGGAGATTGTCAAGCTGGTTCGCGACTTTGGCGATGAGAA GATCACCGTCAGCTTCTCCATTGCCGACATCACCAACTACGACCCCTACGGTGAGGAGAGCGCACTCGAGGAGGAAGGttttgaggatgagggcgCCCAGGGCAGCCAGCGCAACGCTCGCGCCAACGAGGAAATCGATGAGGAGCTCGATGAGGatgccgaggaggagagcaACCCCCCTATCAACCTATCAATTGTTGTCGAGAAGCCTGGCAAGGCCTCTGGAGCCCTGAACATCGATGCCAGCGCTCAGGAAGGACACATTGTTGTCGAGAACCTCTTCTATTACACCGACGCCTCGGTCGCCAAGGTCGAGAGCCCCGACGCCGCCCAGAAGCGTGCTGATGTCTACCCCGGTCCTCCCTTCGGCAGCCTCGACGACGACCTCCAGGTCCTCATGGAGCGCTTCCTCGAGGAGCGCGGCATCACTCAGGCCCTCGCTGTCTTTGTTCCCGACTACGTGGACGTCAAGGAGCAGCGAGAGTACACCCGGTGGTTGAACAACGTCAAGGCTTTCATTGATGCTTAG